TCAAAAGGAATGTGCTGTTGCTTTTCAGGCGGATTATATCGTTACAAGAAACTGCGACGACTTTAAAAGCAGCAGAATACCCTGTATAGAGCCGCTTGCGTTCTGTAAAATGCTTTGATGATAGGAATACGCCCGATTTACGCCCAAAGGAAGTTAAATAGTGAATAGGTGTGAAAGAAGATGGATCGTGGAGTACTGTCAGGCGTACAGTCAGTAAGGCACAAAGGGCGGTAATAAGGCGTATTTTGTGCCAAGGTTGTTCCCGACAATGAAGTCCTTAGACAAAAAAGAGACATCAAAAGTCTCCGAAGATGTGGCTGCTCCGGTAAGCGAGGAGACAGCAGAAGGCGCACCGATCACCACCGTGCTTCCGGATCTTTCCAAGATCAAGATCGAGCCGCTGTTTGAGGATATGGTGGATTTTGAGACTTTTGCAAAGTCCGATTTCCGTGTAGTGAAGATCGAAGCCTGCGAGGCAGTGCCGAAGTCTAAGAAGCTTTTGAAGTTCACATTAAATGACGGAACCGACCGGAAACGCACCATTTTAAGCGGTATTCACGAGTATTACGAGCCGGAGGAATTGGTTGGCAAGACCTGCGTAGCGATCACCAATCTGCCGCCTAGAAAGATGATGGGCATTGATTCTGAGGGAATGCTGATTTCTGCTGTGTATGAAAATGACGGCAGAGAAGGCTTAAATCTGCTGATGCTGGATAGTGGGATTCCGGCGGGAGCGAAGCTGTATTAAGATACAGAAAAAGTAATGGAAAATTAAAGTAAGCAGTTGGGCGTAAACGTTGGTTTTACGCCCAATTTACGCCCCAATAATGAAAAAATATAAAACAGGCATCTGATGCNGATGGGCATTGATTCTGAGGGAATGCTGATTTCTGCTGTGTATGAAAATGACGGCAGAGAAGGCTTAAATCTGCTGATGCTGGATAGTGGGATTCCGGCGGGAGCGAAGCTGTATTAAGATACAGAAAAAGTAATGGAAAATTAAAGTAAGCAGTTGGGCGTAAACGTTGGTTTTACGCCCAATTTACGCCCCAATAATGAAAAAATATAAAACAGGCATCTGATGCCGTTTGCTTCCTTGTCTCCGAACAATGCGATCGCATCGTTGGTAGCTTCTTCAAGATCACGGAAGCAGACAATATTACCAAAGGACTTAACTGAATTGAGGATACGGTTCGTTCTGGAAAATGCCTGTATCAGACCGTGCATTTTCAAATTCTTATCTACCCAAAGGGTGTTAAGCGTTGTTGCATCGAAGCCCGTCAAGAACATGTTGACTACAATGAGCAAATCGACTTCACGCTTCTTAACCTTATCGGAAAGGTCTTTGTAGTAATCTTGGAAGCCCTTGTTTGATGTATCAAAATTGGTTTTGAAAATCTTGTTGTAGTCTTTAATTGCCATATCCAGAAAGTCGCGGGAACTCTGGTCAAGGTCATCGGTGTCAAAACTTTCATCGTTCAGAATACCATCGGCACTATCCGCTTCGTTTGGAGCGAATGAAAAGATGGTGGCAATGGTCAAATCTCTGTGCCGTTCTGCAATCTGTTTTTTAAGCTCCAAATAATATTTTTTGCAGACAGGAATAGAGCTGACGTCGAACATAGAGTTGAAGCCGTTTACTCGCTGACCTTTCAGACTGTAATATGAATTTCGCATGGTCTTTTGGTCGAAGTGTTCCAGAATGTATTTCACAACCTCTGTGATAGGCTTTGGCGAACTCAATGCTTCCTCGGTGTCAATAGCGGCAACCTGCTTGTCCTGCTTTCCGTCCTTTTGCTTGACTGTGTTGATATAATCGATACGGAAGGGCAGCACATTTCCGTCATTGATCGCATCCACAATGGTGTAGGTATGAAGCTTCGCGCCAAAAGCCTGCTCTGTGGTCCGGAGATTCGGATTGCCGCCTGTTCCAGCGTTAACAGCGAAAATGGGTGTGCCTGTAAATCCGAAAATGTGATAATTCTTGAAATACTTGTCCACCTTGATTGTCTTTTCGCCCTTTTTGATTTGTCCTCCCACAATTCGGGTGTGCATATCTCCAAACTGGCTGCGGTGGCACTCGTCAAACACGAGAACGATGTGCTTGTTTCGGATTGGGTGGCTCGGATTTTTTGTAATGAACACATCCAGCTTCTGAATGGTTGTTACGATAATTCGGGAAGTGCTGTCCTCAAGCTGTCTTTGAAGAACAGCGGTACTCTTGTTTCCGTTGGCAGCACCTTTCTCAAAGCGGTCATATTCTTTAATGGTCTGGTAGTCCAAATCCTTACGGTCAACCACAAACAGAACCTTTTCGATATACGGCAGGTTGGTAGCAAGCTGGGCAGTCTTAAAGGAAGTCAAGGTTTTGCCGCTTCCTGTGGTATGCCAGATATATCCTCCGGCTTCGATAGTGCCTGTTTTCTTGTAGTTGGTAGACACTTCAATTCTGTTCAAGATACGCTCAGTAGCCACAATCTGATAGGGGCGCATAACAAGCAGCAATTCCTCGGATGTGAACACACAGTATTTTGTAATTAAGTCCAGCTTGCAGCTTAGGTCTAAAAAGGAACTAATCGAAAACTTTATTGCTACTGTCAACACAAGCACCAATGTCAATACTGACTGGCAGCGTTTTGTCAGTGAGCAGAGAGAAACCGATATTCAGACTTTGATCACTGAAGAAAAATTGAAACCAGAAGAAACGAGAAAGTTTGTTGAGAATGCTTTTCGTGACGGCATACTCAAAACCACCGGCACAGATGTTGACCGACTGATGCCGCCCGTTTCCCGTTTCGGAGGTGGAGGTTCTCGTGATAAGAAGAAACAGACAGTTATTGAAAAACTGAAAGGGTTCTTTGAGAAATATTTTGGACTGGTTAGCCCAGAGGTTTCAAAAGAACCGGATAAGGTTACATATCTTTATGATACAGAACCAACACTATCTATGGTGGCAGAGGAATCGGCGCATTACGAAAAAGATGTTTAGTGCATAATAATTTATTGTAAATCTTCAATACGATTAAAATGCTAAAAGGGCAAAGAGGAGTGATTGTGTGGCAGAAAGTCAAAATATAGAATGGAAAGAATCTTGGCGAGATGAGTATCTTAAATGGATATGTGGTTTTGCCAATGCACAGGGCGGTAAGATTTATATTGGAACAAATGATGACGGCACGGTGATTGGTGTTCAGGACAGTAAAAAATTACTGGAAGATATTCCGAATAAAGTTCGGGATGTTCTTGGTATTATTGTAGACGTTAATTTGCTGACTAAAGATGGAAAAGACTACATTGAAATTTGCGTGAATTCAAATAGTTACCCCGTCAATTACAAGGGTGAATATCATTACCGGAGCGGCAGCACTAAACAGCAGTTAAAGGGGCAGGCGTTAAATCAGTTTCTGTTACAGAAAACGGGAATTACATGGGACAGCGTGCCGATTCAGGGGGTAACTATACAGGATTTAAGAAATGACAGTTTCGATATTTTCCGTGAACAGGCAGTACGCAGCAAACGAATGGACAAGAAAGACATTGATGCCACGAATGAACAGCTGTTGGACAGTTTGAATTTGCTTGAAAATAGTCATTTGAAAAGAGCTGCTATTTTGCTGTTCCATCATAATCCGGAAAAGTGGATACCAGGAGCATACATCAAGATTGGTTATTTTGAATCGGATTCCGAACTGCGTTATCAGGATGAAATTCACGGTTCACTAATTTCACAGGCAGATAAAGTGGTTGATCTCATTTTTACGAAATATTTAAAGGCAGATATCTCGTATCAAGGAGTAACAAGAGTAGAAACCTACCCTTTTCCGAAAGAAGCAATTAGGGAAGCTGTTTTTAATGCGATTGCACACAAATTTTACGGAGCATTAATTCCAATTCAAATTAGTGTGTATGCAGATCGGATTTATATTGCGAATGATTGTATTTTCCCAGAAGATTGGACAATTAATGATTTGATGGGAAAACATCGGTCAAGACCGTATAATCCTCTGATTGCCAATACATTTTTTAGAGCTGGTTTTATCGAAGCGTGGGGACGTGGAATTGAAAAAATCAAGGATAGCTGCAAAGAAGCCGGAAATCCTATGCCGGAATATACAATTAAACGTGAGGACATTATGGTTATGTTCAAGAGCTTGGTTAGCAGCACTGACCAAGCTACTAACCAAGCTACTGACCGAGCTAACCAAGGTAACGATAATTCTGTAGTTACATGCATCTTGAAAGTGATTCAAGAGGAACCATCGCTGTCTCAGAAAAAGATTGCAGATGTCATTGGAGAAAAGTATAGTACAGTTAAGTATTATATGGAATCTATGAAAAAATCTGGAATTATAAAAAGAGAAGGTTCCAGCCAAAAAGGAAAATGGATTATTCTATAACTATATTTCACACAATTCAACAATTACATTACTCTGCTGATACAGCCAGTCCGTAAATTCTTTCGGGCTGGCTCTTCCTGTTTTTACAGCCTTTTTTCTCTGCAATGCTTCTTTCTTGAAATAGCAGCTATGATGGTTTACCGCTGGTTCTGGATGTGGCAGACATCCAGCGGATTATGGGAATTTCAAGATTGAGCGCCTATGAGCTGGTATGCACCCCCGGCTTACCGGTGTTCCGCAGGGGCAGGCTTATCAAAGTCAGCAAGATTGCTTTCTTTGAATGGATGGCAAAAGGCTCCGAAATCGTACCGAAAAGCAACAAATAAGCAGGAGGTATCATTCCCTATCTGCGTACAACGGATAGAAGCGGAGAAAGGAGCTGGTTATGGCGAGAATGAGCAACAAGCGGCGGCTGGAATGTTGTGGAGAAATGCGAGAAACATCCCCAAGCCCAGCTTGCCTATTCCTTTGACATTGCCATGCAGAATGAATTGACGCTGGAAGAAAATATGGAACTGGCCAGGAAATTTGTGCAGGAGCAGTTTGTGGCAAATGGTATGATTGCCGACCTTGCCTTTCACACCCCGGACAAGGAAAAGAGCGGTATCTCCAACCCGCATTTTCATGTGATGACAACCATGCGCCCCTTGAATCCTAATGGCAAATGGGAACGACGGACCCTAGTACGTCTAATTTATTGGCATTAGCAAAACTTTATGGAGTATAAGCAGAAGAACTACTGAAAGGAATAGGGGACAGTCAAGAACAGGTAAAATCGTGTCAGCAGGAGGAAAGTAAGTAGTGAAGCTGTATTTCCAAATCCTAATATTGTGTTAATGAATAATGCTTTTAGCACATTTTTTGTTGCGGCTTTGTATATGCAGTTTTGGGATTGGTTTGTAATTGGAATTAAAAATAAGAATTGGATACAGATTCTAAAAGTAGTGTTGTACTGTTTTCACTTTTATTATCAGCAATATCATATGTGACTGCCAGACAAGGCGTACAGTGGATAATGGGATTTGCAGCAATACCGATGATGTTGTATAATGGTACAAAAGGAAAAAATATGAAAAACTTCTTTTATATTTTTTATCCCCTTCATATCGCTTTGCTATATCTTTTAGCCACATTAGTTTCATAACAGAATATTATATAAAAATACAGATGGGTAAAAGTTAAGAATTTGAGAGCTGAATATTATAGAAAACCCAGTGGGAAAGCAGATTAGACATTTAAACGATAAAGACAAAAAGTATGAAAGAACTATGGAGGATGGGAAGCTATGAAAGGAAAAATTACAAATGCAGTTTCTAAATATGATAAGAAGAGAGAAGATTCTATGAAAAGCAAAATTATTTATAAGGATGCTGCTTTAAATGCAATAGAAGACGCTACAAAATTTGATACGAAGATTATTAGTTCTAATGATGAATATTTAGGAACTCTTCAGCAGGCAGACAGTATAGAATATGATATTCTAAAAATGAATATGGAAAGGGCAGAGTCAGAAGATGAGCGTCAGTCTATAAGAGATAGAATGGCTGAAATGAAAAGAGAACGTTATTTAAAAGATTCTGAAAATAAAACGTTTTATGAAAAACAGCAGATACAGCATAAAAATTATGTTATACAGGTTTTAGCAACAATAGCAGTTGTGGGCTCAGGAGTTATAGCATATAGGAAACCGATTATGAATGTGGGGAAAACTTTGTTAATTAAGGCTAAGAAATAGTGATACATATAGAATACTTGATGAATGAAAAGATATATGCTGACAGTAAGGACGACAAGAATATGGGAAAATACCATGAAGAGAAATGTGAGATAATGGGAAGGTATTTGGGAAATATAGCTAACGGTTTTGCTTATCATATAAAAGAAGATATTCCCGGCAAAAAAATTGATCATGCTGTTAAGAGGTTTGCCTCTGGCATAGATAGGGCAAGTATTATTGGATTTTTTGACACAACAGTTATGGGGAGCGGCAAGAATGGATATATCTTTACTGACGATAAGGTATACTATGTAGATACTTTTGAAAAGCCAAAAAAGTTTTGGTATGATGATATTAAAACAATAAAATTAAGTAATATATACGAGAAAGACTGTGACAGAGTTTTAGAAATAACTCAGTATGATGGAAAGCAAATAACGATTAGCAGTCATTTCCTTAATAAAACGCCATTAAAAGAGTTTTTGGAAATAATGAAAGATTACAACTCATCTGAAATAACAAGGCAGTCAGTGGAAGTTGAAAAAATAGAAAATGTAGGTGCACAAGCCGGCGGATTAGGAGTTGGGGCGTTTAAAACTGTAAATAGCCAGTATGAGGAGGAAAAATTTCATGCTCGTCAGGGGCATGGCTTTACAGCAGAAAGGGCCAATACTTTGTATGATAATATTACAGGACGCGCTGCTGAAATTGTAGGAGATGATAATGCAAAGAACGGCGCTGATAGAGTTGTGGATGGTGTTTATATTCAGTCTAAATATTGTGCTACAGGCTCTGGTTGCATTAACGCATGTTTTGAAGAAGGCGGCAATGGAACATTCCGGTATATGATAGACGGAAAGCCTATGCAGATTGAGGTTCCGTCTGATAAATATGAGGAAGCTCTGAAAGCGATGGAAGAGAAAATCCGCAGGGGTCAGGTGAAAAATATTACAAACCCGGAAGAGGCAAAGAATATAGTAAGAAAAGG
The window above is part of the Lachnoclostridium edouardi genome. Proteins encoded here:
- a CDS encoding type I restriction endonuclease subunit R, EcoR124 family, which translates into the protein MNTQYFVIKSSLQLRSKKELIENFIATVNTSTNVNTDWQRFVSEQRETDIQTLITEEKLKPEETRKFVENAFRDGILKTTGTDVDRLMPPVSRFGGGGSRDKKKQTVIEKLKGFFEKYFGLVSPEVSKEPDKVTYLYDTEPTLSMVAEESAHYEKDV
- a CDS encoding ATP-binding protein yields the protein MAESQNIEWKESWRDEYLKWICGFANAQGGKIYIGTNDDGTVIGVQDSKKLLEDIPNKVRDVLGIIVDVNLLTKDGKDYIEICVNSNSYPVNYKGEYHYRSGSTKQQLKGQALNQFLLQKTGITWDSVPIQGVTIQDLRNDSFDIFREQAVRSKRMDKKDIDATNEQLLDSLNLLENSHLKRAAILLFHHNPEKWIPGAYIKIGYFESDSELRYQDEIHGSLISQADKVVDLIFTKYLKADISYQGVTRVETYPFPKEAIREAVFNAIAHKFYGALIPIQISVYADRIYIANDCIFPEDWTINDLMGKHRSRPYNPLIANTFFRAGFIEAWGRGIEKIKDSCKEAGNPMPEYTIKREDIMVMFKSLVSSTDQATNQATDRANQGNDNSVVTCILKVIQEEPSLSQKKIADVIGEKYSTVKYYMESMKKSGIIKREGSSQKGKWIIL
- a CDS encoding TraX family protein; translation: MTARQGVQWIMGFAAIPMMLYNGTKGKNMKNFFYIFYPLHIALLYLLATLVS